GGTAAAATCCTCCATAAGATTTGCCCTCAACCCCTTCGACTATGCTCAGAGTAACCTTTAGCTAGGGTGAGTATATTTATGCTTGAGCTTTTAATTAGTTTTCTGGTAGCGCTAAAGCCTTTATTAGTCCCAATATGTTCTATTAGTGCTTGGATTTTGATATTTTTAGTCTTGTTGAGCTTGTGGAGTGCGATCGCCGAAACAATCTACAAAACTCAGCAAATGCATCAAATCCCTTGCTCTCAATGTCAGTTTTTCTGCAACGATTATCGCCTTAAATGTACGGTACATCCAGACATCGCTAATTCTGAAGAGGCTATAGGTTGTCGGGATTATCTACCTTAAGGAAGAAGGAAGAAGGAAGAAGGAAGAGGGAAAAATAAAAAGTCGATTTTGGTGGGGAAGAGCTTGATTAATAGTTTATTCGAGATTTAGATGATGGTGACAGCTTGACTAACCTGTGTAAATACCACCATCCTAAAATACAGCCCAGAAAATAATGAGGAAAATCCCACCAAACAAAAGTTGTACCCAACAGGAGTTTACCTAAGAAGTGCGATCGCCAAAACTCTAGAATTGGTGGATGCCATAATTGGAGAAATTCTAGGCTGCAAGTAAAGATAAATACTCCCAAACAAATGGGAAAAATTTGCTCTTTGCGGCTAAAAAAGGTAAATAAAATCAAACACCAAAACAATTCATACAAAATGTCCCCAGCCGAATCATTAACCCATTCTCTACCCCAACCTGTATAAAACTTAGTTGAAATTCCCGCGATCGCCGTCAAGGTAATTGATAAAAATAAAGGTATTTTTAGATAGTTTGGGGATAGTAACCGTTTGGGGATTTTCACAGGAACCAGACTTACGCAAAGACATTATAGGTAGAGTGGGGATTGCCCACCCTACTCTATATATAGGGTAAATTTTGGAAATTTGCGTAATTCATAACGAATTAACTTAACGCAAAGCTAAATCAGATTGTAAAGTTAGCTCTAACTCTCGATCTGGTTCGATGACAATCACCTCACCTCTCTTTTTATTACCCAAAATCCAACCGCCCACAGCCCCAAGCCCTGCACCGCCGATGATTTCGCCTAATCCAATCTTGCGATCGCCTGTCACGGCTGCTAAAATGGCGGCGGCACCAGCCCCAATTGCCGCACCTTTGAGGATAGAACCAGTATTATTGCGGTTAACTTCTTCGCGATCGTTAACTACTTCCGAAACTGCATCGAAACGGACGTTATTGCCATATAATCTTAACTCTCTGGCAACAAATCGCACCCCATCATCTTCAGGTTCCAATCTTCCCGAAACATCAGTTCCAGCCGGAATTAAAACTCTACCTTGGCGAGATTTAATATTAGCTGCTACTTGTAAGGTAATGGGAACAGTTTCATCGGGAGAAACGACAATTTTTTCAGCGCGATCGTAACGCACTGGAATTCTAGTTCCATCGGGAATAACTACGCGATCATAGTAGGAAGAATTAGAGCGAGAAGGATAAGAAGGATAGGAAGGATAAGAATCGGTGCGAGAGCGGGAGGGAAATAATTGAGCAGAAGCAGAATTGGCAGAAATAATGGGGAGAGAGGCACTAGCTATGGTTCCAGAGACTAATAGTAATGCAGTTCCCGATCTAACCCAGTTTAAGGCAAACATCTCAAGCTACTCCTTAGTGGAGAATAATCCTAGTAAACTAACTGACGAGCTAAGTTAGGAGTTTGTTTCTGAGATCTATCTATTTGTATTTCTATCACTTGATAGGCGATCGCGCTGTGATGCAATAAACTGTTCGATAGATGCGTCGCGTTGGCGAAGCCTCTCCTCTGGAGAATCGAGCAATGTTCCGTCTAAATCAAAAATAACTGATTCGATCGCCATCCAATAATTGGGGGTGCTAAGCGGAAGATGAGTAATTCCCCCTGTAGATTATATTTATACCAGTCACCAGAATAGTTAGGATATTTTCAAACCCTAAATTTTACGGCTGTAAAGACGTAGCAGTGCTACCTCCTGACTAGCCCCTGCGGGGCGGCTTCGCCTACTGACTTCTGACTCCTGACTCTGACTCCACCATGACTAATCCCCAACCACCGAATTCTTCTAAAACCATTTTGGGTCAAATTACGCAAGCCGTACACACGATCCAAGCAAAAGCTAACTTTTCGCAATTGGTCTTGAAACCCAATGCTAGAGTACCGGAATTGAGAATTCAAGAGACGGATACACCCCAGCCTCAAGTCTATCCATTATTGGGAGATAAGTATGTGGTGGGGCGCAGTTCGAGATCTTGCGATATTGTGGTGCGGAATCCTGTAGTCAGCCAAATCCATTTTTCAGTCCAAAGGGAAGGGAAACGGGCGTTTACGATTAAAGATGAGAACTCGACTAATGGAATTTATATCGGTAGGAGACGGATTAGTTCTTTACCACTGAGGCATGGAGATAATTTTACTTTAGGTCCGCCAGAGTTAGCCGCAGCCGTTAAGGTTAAGTATCATAACCCGCCATCCTGGTATAAGAAGTTAT
Above is a genomic segment from Merismopedia glauca CCAP 1448/3 containing:
- a CDS encoding DUF2809 domain-containing protein; this encodes MKIPKRLLSPNYLKIPLFLSITLTAIAGISTKFYTGWGREWVNDSAGDILYELFWCLILFTFFSRKEQIFPICLGVFIFTCSLEFLQLWHPPILEFWRSHFLGKLLLGTTFVWWDFPHYFLGCILGWWYLHRLVKLSPSSKSRINY